Genomic window (Melioribacteraceae bacterium):
CTCTGACCTTTCCTTTAATGATTTAAAACCGAACGATAAATCTTCTGCAACTTCAGTCAGCATTATTAATTCATCTTTATCTAGCAAAAAATTTTCTTCAAAATAAATTATGATGAATGGCACTCTGGTGTTGTAATGCAGAAGGGGGAGTAAAATGAAATTCTTAAATCCATTATTAAATATTTTTGTAACTGATGCCAGCTTCTCCGAAGTTATCAGATTTCCTTTAAAGAATCCTAAATTGTTCAATTCATCAACATCAATTCTTCCTATAGATATTGATTCTTCTTTATATTCTTGAGATGGTGCTGCTTCTTTATACCATATCTTCATAGAATATAATTTTGAGTCTAAAATCCCAAATAGGGCATTTTTATAACCGGCAGAATCAATAATTATTTTTACGGCGCTTTCTAATAATTCTTCTTCGAAATTTGAACGAACAATCAAATGGTTTACATCACTTAAAATTCTAAGAGTTCGATTAACTTTGGCGAGCTCTTGAGTTCGACTATTTACCCGTTTTTCTAAGTTTTGATTTAGTTCTTTAATTTTATTTTCAGCGTTTTCTCTTTCGTTAATTTCATTTTGGAGTTCAACATTTTTGGAGAGCAGCTCTGTCTGTATTTTTTTTAGCGAGATGTGGGTTCTAATTCTTGATAAAACTTCATCAATTTCAATTGGTTTTGTTACATAATCTATAGCCCCAACCTGAAATCCTTTAACTTTACTTTCAATTGCGCTCAAACCGGTCATAAAAAGAATAGGTATATCTTTTACTTTTTCATTACTCTTTAATCTTCTGCACGTTTCAAATCCATCAATCCCCGGCATCAGTACATCCAGCAGAATTACATCCGGCATTATTTGCTCGACCCGGTCAACTGCCTTATCGCCGCTGGTAGCAATAAATACCCGATAGCCCTCCTGCTCAAGTGTTTCTCTTAATAAACCCACGGTTGAGGGGGTATCATCAACTACAAAAACTTTTCCTTTAACATTTCGAATCATTAGTCAGTATAGCTTAAAAAGTTTGATATAATATAGTTTTATAAATAATTATCGAATCAATTTGGAATTATTATAGCCGATATTATTGATATAGGCATTTCAAAAGTAAAATAGGTAAGTAGAATAAATAATTCAATCTGAATCGATGCATGATCTTCTCTGATGAGAATCGAAATAATTTAATTGCCTAATTTCATGTTTATAATTTCTCTATTTGAAATTAAATGTAACATTTAAACTTAATGTTAGTCTATTGCTAATTCTTTGCAATAGAAGAGAATTTTCCCATAAAGTTGTTACGAACAATTACTTATATTTGCACCAATTATTAATGGAAATTATTTGTCGCTCAAAAATATCAAGATAACTACCCTGGATAATGGCATAAAAGTTATATCTGAGAGAATAAAGTTTGTAAACTCGTTTTCGTTGGGATTTTGGTTTAATGTAGGTTCCGCGGATGAAACCGAAGATGTAAATGGAATAAGCCATTTTTTAGAACACATGTTTTTTAAAGGAACTGTAAAAAGGTCGGCAAAAAAAATTGCTGAAGATGTTGAATCTTTGGGAGCTTATTTAAACGCTTTCACCTCAAAAGAACATACTTGTTTTTATGGCAGGGGACTCAATATTCATCTCCCCAGAATATTTGAAGTATTAGCAGACATGGTTCAAAATTCTTTATTTAGGCCTTCCGATATTTCTAAAGAATCGGGTGTTGTAATTGATGAACTTTACGATATCGAGGATTCACCTGAAGAATTAATTTTTGATAGGTTTGAAAGCACTGTGTTCAGTGGCAACACAATTGGTATGCCTATTATTGGTACTGTTGATAACTTAAAGAAATTTAGAAGAAAAGATCTGCAAAAATATGTTGATGAAAATTATACGTTGGACAGAATGTTTATTGTAGCCAGCGGTAATGTTGAACACGATGAGTTAATCAGACTCGCGAAAAAATTTGTTACTAAAAAATTCAAATCCACGAACGGTAAAAAGCGAAATATAATTCTTCAACCTTCGAACGATTTTTTTGTAGAAAAAGAAACCCAGCAGACCCACTTTATACTCGGTAAACCTACTTATGGTTATAAAGATAAAGAGAGAGTGGTACTCAGTGTAATGTCCCATATACTTGGAGAAGGAAGCAGTTCCAGACTTTTTCAAAAATTGCGTGAAGAGAATGGCATTACATATCAAATTAATTCTTTCCTTAATTCATTTTATGATATGTCCACCTTTGGGGTATATCTTTCCACAAATGAAAAAACTTTTTATAAAGCTCAAAAATTGGTTTATGAGGAAATCAGAAAGATTAAAACCAAAATGGTATCAAACGAAGAACTTGA
Coding sequences:
- a CDS encoding insulinase family protein, which produces MINGNYLSLKNIKITTLDNGIKVISERIKFVNSFSLGFWFNVGSADETEDVNGISHFLEHMFFKGTVKRSAKKIAEDVESLGAYLNAFTSKEHTCFYGRGLNIHLPRIFEVLADMVQNSLFRPSDISKESGVVIDELYDIEDSPEELIFDRFESTVFSGNTIGMPIIGTVDNLKKFRRKDLQKYVDENYTLDRMFIVASGNVEHDELIRLAKKFVTKKFKSTNGKKRNIILQPSNDFFVEKETQQTHFILGKPTYGYKDKERVVLSVMSHILGEGSSSRLFQKLREENGITYQINSFLNSFYDMSTFGVYLSTNEKTFYKAQKLVYEEIRKIKTKMVSNEELDRAKQYLIGNMLLSLESVNNRQMRIAQSYIYFGKIKSTQETIDKINAVSKKEIINFANELFENGTLTRVILSQKNLLLSKAA